A genomic segment from Nicotiana sylvestris chromosome 1, ASM39365v2, whole genome shotgun sequence encodes:
- the LOC104212601 gene encoding pentatricopeptide repeat-containing protein At1g06270, which yields MAAAKLHLSVRPICRAFASSARMLEETIKAVVEAKRYEQIPDILSSPKGSNHNPNPFSFLSTFPENTRVQIVDEILQSFIPVRPRSRPRIAYSSLLSYTLQSSNPLPLALAILQRTLRSGCLPVPQTHLLLSTAWLERRGKSHSVSSILLEMQDIGYSPDCGTCNYIILSLCKVDQIDEAANVLKGMARAGCIPDLDSYGTLIDNLSELRMTSAIIEMVNEMVVRFGLSPRKDTLVKALAAIRANKEIWRAIEVIEFLQNEGVHVGFECYEVVLEWCLENCQFVLAGKFVTEMTKRGFIPYIRSRQKVVEGLANIGEWELANALRQRFAQLRS from the coding sequence ATGGCAGCTGCAAAGCTGCATTTATCTGTTCGTCCTATTTGTCGTGCTTTTGCCTCTTCAGCAAGAATGCTTGAAGAAACCATTAAAGCAGTGGTGGAAGCAAAAAGATATGAACAGATTCCTGATATTTTGAGCTCCCCTAAAGGGTCTAACCACAATCCGAATCCCTTTTCATTTTTATCCACCTTTCCTGAGAACACAAGAGTCCAAATTGTTGACGAAATTTTACAATCTTTTATTCCAGTCAGGCCTCGTTCTCGCCCTCGAATTGCATATTCCTCTCTCCTTTCCTACACTCTCCAAAGCTCAAATCCTCTCCCActcgctcttgccattctccagCGTACCCTTCGCTCTGGCTGCCTTCCTGTACCTCAAACTCACCTCCTACTCTCCACTGCATGGCTTGAACGTCGGGGAAAATCTCATTCTGTTTCAAGCATATTGTTGGAAATGCAGGATATTGGATATAGCCCTGATTGTGGCACATGCAATTACATCATTTTATCACTTTGCAAGGTCGATCAGATAGATGAAGCAGCTAATGTATTGAAGGGCATGGCCCGGGCTGGTTGTATCCCGGATTTAGATAGTTACGGTACTTTAATTGACAACTTATCCGAGCTAAGAATGACGTCTGCTATCATAGAGATGGTGAATGAAATGGTTGTGAGGTTTGGCCTGAGCCCGAGAAAAGACACTTTGGTGAAAGCATTGGCAGCAATACGAGCTAACAAAGAGATATGGAGAGCGATTGAAGTAATTGAGTTTTTACAAAATGAGGGTGTCCATGTTGGGTTCGAGTGCTACGAGGTAGTCCTTGAATGGTGCTTAGAGAACTGCCAGTTTGTTTTGGCTGGAAAATTTGTCACAGAAATGACCAAGAGAGGGTTCATACCGTACATAAGGTCAAGGCAAAAGGTTGTTGAAGGCCTGGCAAATATTGGTGAATGGGAACTTGCCAATGCTCTGAGGCAGAGATTTGCACAACTAAGGTCATAG